The following is a genomic window from Gallus gallus isolate bGalGal1 chromosome 14, bGalGal1.mat.broiler.GRCg7b, whole genome shotgun sequence.
GTTTTGCCAAGGGGGGAGGCAGGAAGAAGTTTCAGTTTCAGCCTTGCGGGTGGGCGTCTTTCTGTACCCAAAGACGTGCTTTGTGCCCTCGATGCTGAGGGCAGCCACCCAGGGCTGGGGAACGAACGGCTGCACGGCCCCTGAACCCTGACCAGCAGGGAAACTGGGAGAACAGAATGCCGTCACTGCTGATCTGTACCAGTTTGACTCTGCTTTAAGACTCACTGCAAGCTTTCAGAATAAGGGTCCCCTCAGAAGAAGACAGACAAGGAGcagggttgaaaaggaacaggGTTGGTTTTAATTGGTGGTTGTTGCTGTTGGTTGTAAAATAGACAATCAGTCTATGGTGTTACACTGTCAATGATGTCAGACAGTTCCAGAAGGAGCTCGTCCACATCCTTCTCAGCGTCCACCTCAATTTCTCCTTCCAGTTCTCCTGTGATCTCCATCAGGAACTGCTCGAGATCGTCCTCTTCAGAGACGAGTGCTTCCCCCGCCTCTgcgcagctcagctgctgtgtcTCAGCTGCGTCTTGTGAGGAATAGGATGGTGCACTTGAGACCTCCGACTGTGCCACGGAGTCCGCCTGGCTTCCTGGAAGCAGTTCCAGGCTTGGGAGGACAAGGAAGAGAACAATCAGTACGTGACATCTCTAACTGGAGAAGCGCTTTCAGCAAGAAGTCGTCCTCTGCGAAAACCTGTTTACTGACTGAGCTACTTTTCCCCACGACTTACTCAGCAGAGATTTTGAGTAAGCAATTGAAATCATTTCAGAGGACCTGTTCCTTTGTTGGATTATGCCACGACACATCTCAAACACCCCCTTCTCCCCCTGATGTGAAAGAACTTATGTCTAATGGAAAAAGGGCACTGATGATGAACGAGTTGTGGTCATCACCTGCTTGGAGGTGTTTCGACTGCAGGAATGGTCACCAGGCTGTCCCCGGGCAGGGCTGGAACGATGGCCTAGGAAGAAACAAGACATTGTGTATGAAGCACGGGACAAAGATTCCTAGGTAACTTcttttcccagagaagctgcggatgccccgtccctggaggcatccaaggccaggctggatgggtttCCAGGCACTTGGATCTcgtggctggcaaccctgctcacagcaggacaGGTGGAACACGAGATGATCTCTGAGgactcctcctcccttccctcagcCTGAGCTGAGCCTGAACCCAAATACGGAACCACGCTGCTCCCGAAGGAAGCATTCTCTTGAAGGTTACAAGCGACCTTGGGTGTTTTTCACAGCGCAGCATCAATGGACAAAATCCTTCCCACCACAGAGCCATCTCCGAATCCTAGAATCGCAGACTATTACAGAGTCATCACTGCTCTACATCTGATCAAAACAGGAAGTTTGCACAAGTATCCTGTGAGACATCTGCTGCCTTCAAAGGAAACAGGAGACCTGCAGAACATTTGACACTCCTACGTTTCTTCAAGAGCAACGTAAACAAACCTTCCGTATCCGCTACTGCTTAGAACCCCCTGTTCTTACCGTAGGTAGTTTTTTAGCTGGGGGCTCATCTGTGTCCTCAGCAGCAGATGgatgcatctctgctgcttttcgTTTCCGTTTCTGCTTGGGGGGGAAGGTGGTTTTCCAATCAATAGGCTTCACGGCCTCCTTGCGTCCACCTAGAGTCAAAGGAAGGGAGAGCTGGTAGAGTCCTGCTGTGCCTCGAGAGAGATCCACGTTCTCTTATCGTTCCCGCAACCCTTCCTCAAAGTTAAATACACTTGACCAGTGGAGTTACACTGCCACGTGCTGGATTCTCAGCAATGTCTTCCACACAGTCATCTCTGTCTGCCAGCAGTGCATACAGAGGAACCAAGAAACCCAATGGCTGCGCCCAGGAATACCCCAGGGCAAGGAAAACTCTGACACAGAGCAATCCTAGGTGGCAGCGTTACTTTTCTGAGACGCCGTCACGAGCTCCCTGTGCTCACCCTTGACTCGTTTCTTGCAGGGCAATTCTTTtacttttccctcctcctcctcagatCGCTTGCGTTTTTTTCCAGCCGGGCCATGGGAGGAAGTTGGGATGTCAACTGCAGGGAACAGTCCCAGGAAAGAACAATCAGAACAGCTAAGCAGAAAGACAGTGCATCAAGCCCAGATGCCTGTTGAGTATCTGTACCTCTCTTTGGTGCCTTCCCAGGCTTCTTGCCCAGACTTCCTGCAAGGCCGCTCTTCGGAGGAAGGCCACTGGCGTCAGCTTctggcagagagaaaacaagaagtaaGTGAAGAGCATCTCTTTGGAGGAAGGTTTCAACACAGTCAGCCACAAGCTTTAAGTTTTGGAAGTCTGTCCCTCAAGCAGCTCCCATTCACCATCAACTGCCATTCTGAACCCACCTGCACACAGTTAATTTCATTTCCGCTGCAAATTGCTGCAGTCACCAAGGCACAGCCAGCTATCCAGCTAGTGCCTTGGTAGCCTTGTTCCTCTGGTTTTCCATCTTAGCCCgtatctcccccccccccccccccaaaaaaaaaaaaacaaccaccattCAGACGGCCGAAACACAAACTAATATTTCTCTTAGCGTGGCTCTTCCCTGCACTCCCCACCAGTGAATGGTTACTTGACATCCCGCACCCGCTCAGAAGTAATATTCCAGATTAAATCTTTCACGCTTCGTGCCATCAGAAACTCACTTTGGCTTGGTGGTACGGCCAGTCCGTTCCCACCGCGTTCCTTCAAGTGGAGAAAGGCGCAGTGGGCTTTCTGACAGCCTCCTGGTTGATCCTCCCAATAGCACGGAATCTCACTGCGcttcttctgaagagagaaagaaaggaagggtcACGGAAACAGGCGCACGAGGTTTGCAAAGAGACGCAGCGTTCCGGGTCGTGCCAGAGATGGGACCGTCACAGTGCTGAAACATCACCTATCACTAAAGGAAACACCTGGGAGCGCACTCACAACACCTGCGTGAGCTGTAACCGCTCGGCACATTTCGCTTTCTCATCCTTCAGGTAGAGGAGACAGGCGCTCTCAGTTCAGGGGGTTAAACCAATACACCTGCTGCAAAATGCTCCCGTTATTCGGGAGAAACGGTGCCTTCAGGTGCCGTGGCGAAGTCCACCAGAAATGATCGGGCAGAGCCTTAGCTCTTGACCATCATCTCTCGCCCCACCCTTTGCTACTCCAAGCAGCCAGAGCACAGTTGTCTGAAGAAATCCAGGGCAGACAAGGCCTGGTAGACCGCAAGCAAGCCCCGCTGGCAGGAGGGCAGTGCCCGCTCTTTCCTCccaccctgctccagcaggtgTAGGAGTCTGAGCAATGCGGTCTTTTTgcacctggggaaaaaatgccTTTGGCACCTAGCGCAAACAGCTCTCGCTAACATAGAGCTGAGGCATGGAGTTCTCTTCCCCCTGCCTCCTCCCGGTCCCCTCTAGAAACAGAAACCCCTAAGATTTTCACAGCAAACGTATCTAGCCTGCACAAGTGCATTCCGCCCACCTACAGCAATGAAAAGCGGTTTTGTGGCTAAGTTGGAGAGCACGTCTTTAGGCAAACACTCACATCAATTCTCATGTGCCTGAACTTGCAGTTGCCACTGGAACAGCGACCCTCCACCCACAGCCGGCACACTTGTTCGCTCCCCAGAGCCGCTTCACAGTGGCGGAAGGGACAGCTGTCTCCCTGCACGCAAAAGGAAACCACACGGGAAAATAAGAGTACGGCCTGAAACGTGCCCATGCTATCAGCCCAGCTTGTTAGCAGCGAGCGCAGAATCCCACCGGTTGTGAAGGTAACGCATCAGTGGTAGGTCTCCCCCTGCTCCACCCCTTTCTCTTACGAATgaggacaaggaagaaaatgcaggcAAAGGAAACCCAACCATACCTTCGTGCAGGTGGAGTAGAAATAGAAGTAGCAGTCGACTCCTCGCTGAGACATGATGAAATTCTCAGAGCAAGCTCGGCTTCAGAGGAGTTCCCTGCTCTTGGAAAGAGCCGGACGCCCTCCTTCTTGGACTGCTTGGATCCGCAAAATCGCCTTTCCGACCGGGACCCTGAGGAAAGGGTCAAGAACCGGAAAAGAATGAGGAATAAGcatttccccagctttccttttATGCAATTTAGACTCTCGAGGAGGGCAGCGTCTCGGAAGCAGCTGGTTGAAGAACTGTGCCAACTCTAGATCCAACTTGCGTCTAACTGCCACGACCTCTCCCAGCAAGTACTGTCCTCCATCTCACCTACAGTTACGTAACTTGCAGCACACATTTTGCGTTCCTGTCATGAGAATGAATCCATCTTCTccccttgctgcagctgcaagggATGCACTGGTACGACTCACGTGTTTGACGAACCTACGGTTGTGGCTTacccaggcacagctgcaggcctTCTCCCTTCCAGCTCACACACCAGCCCGATGGCTGAGCAACACCGTCAGCGAGAGCGGGCAGCACCCGTCAGCCACCACCACTCTCACTGCCAGCCGGGACGAGGGCTGACGCAGCGTGTCCGCACTCCTGCGCAGCGCTCACGGCTGTGGCACTCACTGGTGGCAGCCACGGCCCGAAAGACAGTGCTTGTGAGGTCACTGTGCTTGTGATGTCACCGGACAGTCCATGCCCCAGCTGAGCACTTGGCTCTCCACCGTGACTCGAGTGGGGTTTTGTTAAAAATATGCTGGATACGGCACAGCCAGCCATCGGTGGGTCAATAAAGCACAAGTTGCACTCTGTGAAGTctgtgctcttcttcctttggaATGTCTGAAATGAAGGCTGGGGCCCAGCAGCAATTTTGCAGGGGTGCGGTGGCAATGCtcagtcacagcttgaagcagtgattgagcacctggtgggaaggcagggccaacccaggggagctcaggtgcatgcagaacccttcccagacctcactgaagggttggcagtggaggcaagggtgtctgactggagatccctgcctgcCCGAGGCCTTCCAAGGgtcagcagcttttttccttcctttctgcgTTAT
Proteins encoded in this region:
- the LOC121106818 gene encoding zinc finger CCCH domain-containing protein 11A-like isoform X1 — its product is MGTFQAVLLFSRVVSFCVQGDSCPFRHCEAALGSEQVCRLWVEGRCSSGNCKFRHMRIDKKRSEIPCYWEDQPGGCQKAHCAFLHLKERGGNGLAVPPSQKADASGLPPKSGLAGSLGKKPGKAPKRVDIPTSSHGPAGKKRKRSEEEEGKVKELPCKKRVKGGRKEAVKPIDWKTTFPPKQKRKRKAAEMHPSAAEDTDEPPAKKLPTAIVPALPGDSLVTIPAVETPPSSLELLPGSQADSVAQSEVSSAPSYSSQDAAETQQLSCAEAGEALVSEEDDLEQFLMEITGELEGEIEVDAEKDVDELLLELSDIIDSVTP
- the LOC121106818 gene encoding zinc finger CCCH domain-containing protein 11A-like isoform X2, with translation MSQRGVDCYFYFYSTCTKGDSCPFRHCEAALGSEQVCRLWVEGRCSSGNCKFRHMRIDKKRSEIPCYWEDQPGGCQKAHCAFLHLKERGGNGLAVPPSQKADASGLPPKSGLAGSLGKKPGKAPKRVDIPTSSHGPAGKKRKRSEEEEGKVKELPCKKRVKGGRKEAVKPIDWKTTFPPKQKRKRKAAEMHPSAAEDTDEPPAKKLPTAIVPALPGDSLVTIPAVETPPSSLELLPGSQADSVAQSEVSSAPSYSSQDAAETQQLSCAEAGEALVSEEDDLEQFLMEITGELEGEIEVDAEKDVDELLLELSDIIDSVTP